From the Jilunia laotingensis genome, the window GCACCATACGGAGCCGTTCCCAATCCACACGTTTCCATATCCGTGAAAGTTCCAACACATCGGGATCACTGAAATTGGTTTCTATAGACCTCGGAGAATCGATTGCTTTCCGGATGTAACGAAACAATAGCATACCTACCTCGGGGAGTTCCGAAAGCCAGCACCACGTAAGTGACGAAAGGGCGGACGAAGATAACTTCTTCTGCAATCCGCGCCAGACGCGTCCGGCCTTCTCTTCATCGGTAATCACGGTGAAAGACTCTTCATAAAACAAAGGTAAAGCATCTCCTGCCGAAAGCAGCAAATCCGGGAAAGTCTTGCGGTTGTAAGCATCGAACACAGCGGTCAGCAATCCCTCAAAGGTCTTATCGTAGATAAATATATTCATAGGCACTATCTAAACGGACGTTCTAATCTTGAAAATCAAGCAACAATTGATTCTCGTCTATTTTCTTTTTATGGGATTTCGGGATCAGCAAACTGCGTACAGTTTGCGGTGTCATCTCATTTACCGTCTTCATAGGAAGTTCACTGCAAGTAATGAAATACTGAGCTTTTTTCATCACCACTCCTATTTTTTTAAGCTGATAATAACCCAGTCTGGAATAACGCCGTGATGCCACAATTAGTTTGGCGGACTTTACCCCAAGTCCCGGAATGCGAAGCAACATTTCATAATCGGCACGGTTGATATCTACCGGGAACTGCTCAGGATGCCGGAGTGCCCATGACAGTTTCGGATCAATCTCCAGATCGAGGTCAGGATAAGAGTCGTCCACAATCTCATCCACTTTAAATTCATAAAAACGCATCAGCCAGTCCGCTTGATAAAGGCGGTGTTCACGCACAAGAGGAGGTTGCTTCAAGGCAGGCAACCTGGTATCGTACGTATTCACGGAGATATAACCCGAATAATAGACGCGCTTCATGGTAGGCCGCTGATAAAGGGCGGAAGAGAGAAAAAGGATGTCTTTATCTGTCTCCGCCGTAGCACCTACGATCATCTGAGTGCTTTGTCCGGCAGGTGCAAAACGGGGAGCATGACGAAATTTCCTCCGTTCTTCACTACTTTCCAACACTCCTTGCTGTATGTAGCTCATCGGTGCAAACACACTTTTATGATCCTTTTCCGGAGCAAGTCTCTTCAAATTCTCTTCTTTGGGTATTTCCACATTTACACTCAACCGGTCGGCATAGCGTCCGGCTTCGTTAACCAGTTCCCGGCTGGCACCGGGTATGCTCTTCAAATGTATATATCCATTGAAATGATGTACTTCACGGAGATCTTTGGCCACCCGGACCAAGCGCTCCATAGTATAATCCGGGTTATTGATCACTCCCGAACTCAGAAACAAGCCCTCAATATAATTGCGCCGGTAAAATTCGATTGTCAGATCCACCAATTCAGATACGGTAAGAGTGGCGCGTGGCAAGTCATTGCTCCTCCTGTTAATGCAATATGCACAATCATAAATACAATTGTTCGTCAACATGATTTTCAACAACGAGATGCATCGCCCGTCTTCAGCAAAGCTATGACATATCCCCCAGCCTCCTACAGTGTTTCCCAAAGCACCCGGCTTATTGGAACGAACCGTACCGCTTGAGGCACATGAAACATCATATTTGGCAGACTCTGCCAATATCTTCAACTTCCCAAGAACATTTTCATTCATAAGCCATATAGTTTTTGCATCTTCATTACTTCCTCTTCCATTCTATCTCGCAGGCTTTGAGGTTCAAGTACCTCAATTGTGGCTCCTTTCGATAGCAATTCCTGAATGAAGTCATAAGTATGGGACAAACAAAGTTCAAAATCAACATATTCATTCGTCATCGCAATCACCTTTTGGCTCCGGTGCAAAGGTAAATTCCGCAGATAGGGAGCTTGCCCGGCAGCAACTCTCAGCACTGTTCGTTGCGGAAATAGATTCTCTTCCCTGATAATACCGAAACAATCTTCAAAATAATCATCGGCTACGAACTTCCTCGGAAATGTAAATGTATCTTCTCCCATTACCATCTGTTTTACCCTGTCGAGCGAGTAAGCACGGAAAGCCTTATACTCACGATTTATCCCGATCAAATACCATCGATGACGGAACTGTTTCAAGAAATAAGGCTCAAGTAACACATGCTTAGGACGATCCCAATTATAAGCTTGATAATCCATCAATACTATATTACCTGCCCGCATTGCTTCCACGGCAATGTCCATGTATTGCAAACCCGAAGGAGCCTCTTCAAATACGATGCGATTCTTCATATCTACATGTTCCTGCAGAATATTGTTCAATGAAAAGCTATTCAACAACCACATTTTAAGCTTATCACCCAGCATACCCTCCGCATCGGCAATGTAGTATGTATTCGTACTTTTGTCACATTCAATGTTTATATCGAACATTTCCTCTATAGCCTGCCGATGGTTATGAAATGTCCGTAAAGGGATATCGACACGTGTACTATCTCCTGCCCTCCAACGGTGGTTTATCTCCGCAAAAGTTACAGGGCCGTTCCGGTAAATCGTATCTACCAGCCAGATCAGTTTGTTGAATTGTTGCTTTGCCATATCCTATACCTTTGATTCTGCTGCAAAGTAGCAGATTGTTTATGCCAAAAACAAGCATAAGAAGTTATTTATATAGTGAAATAACTAAAAAAAGTCGCTTCAAACAAGTAAGTCGTTGAACTTTGATTGTTATAGATATATAGTAAAGAATATGAAAACAATTGTCATGTCTATACTGCTCTTAATGGGTAGTTCGGTGATAAATAACGCACAAGGAGTGCAGAGTAATAATCTTAATAAACAAAAGAACAGTAATATGAAGAATCAGAGTGAAATATACTTTGCCGGTGGATGTTTCTGGGGTACGGAACATTTTCTGAAACAAATCAGAGGAGTAGAAAGCACGGAAGTAGGGTATGCCAATGGAAACATTGCCAACCCTACGTACGAACAGGTATGCAGTGGAAATACAAACTTTGCCGAAACTGTAAAAGTCGTATATGATCCGCAAGAAGTAAAACTTCCCCTATTGATCGATCTGTACTTCAAAACCATTGACCCTACCAGCATCAACCGCCAAGGTAACGACCGCGGTTCCCAGTACCGTACCGGAATTTACTATACGGATAAAGCAGACCTCCCTGTTATTCAGGCAACCGTACAGGCTCTGGCAAAGGACTATTCAAAACCGATTGTTGTAGAGATCAAACCTTTATCCAACTTTTACAAAGCAGAAGATTATCATCAGGATTATCTGGATAAGCATCCGGGAGGTTACTGCCACATTAACCCCGCATTGTTTGAGATAGCTAAAAAAGCCAATGCAGCTAAAACTGCCGCAAAACCTGTTTATAAAAAGCCGGACGAAGGAACACTTCGTTCTACACTGACCGCTGAACAGTTTGCCGTTACTCAAAAAAATGCTACCGAACCTGCATTCCACAACAAATATTGGAATGAAAAACGTCCTGGAATCTATGTAGATATCACTACCGGTGAGCCATTATTTATTTCAACCGACAAGTTCGATTCCGGATGTGGTTGGCCAAGTTTCACTAAACCGATAGATAAATCCTTGATCAAAGAAAACATCGATACTACCCACGGAATGATCCGTACTGAAGTGCGCAGTAAAACGGGTGATGCACATTTGGGACATGTCTTCCCGGACGGGCCACAAGACAAAGGCGGATTACGTTACTGCATCAATAGTGCTTCATTGCGTTTTATCCCAAAAGATAAGATGCAGGAAGAAGGATATGGAGAGTATCTGAAATTGATCGATAACGATAAATAAAAAGAATAAGATTCCAAAATATATAAAGGGGAAGACTCGTTCAACACTCGTCATCAGTCTTCCCCCAAATAACTGTAATAGACACCTAAACTACAATTACTTTATATCTGAACATAGATTGCACTTCCCCCATAAAGAGTCATAATTAAATACTATATTTTCATCATTCTCATTGTAATATTCTATAGGTAATGTTAACAATGTACCTGCATTAATCGCATAAACACTAATATCCAGCCATCATTTCCTATCTTTTCTATATATATATTAATAAAAGTTGCTTTTAAACATATCAATATTTTTCGTTATCAATAATAAAATTCATATCATTGCACTCCAATCTTGTGAGTTAAATCTATTATTAACATTCTAATCAAAAAAACATGAAACATCTGTTTACACTACTTTTGGTTATTGGTGCCTTATGTTCATTGAATGTAAATGCACAAAAATCTTCCAATGCTAAAGTTCCAATCCAACGAACTGGGACAACTAAAGGCTTACAATGGACGCGAAGTAAACCACTTTCATTATCCGGTTCTTTCAAAACACCAATGCCTTTCAAATTACCCAAGGACTACGCATCAGGTAAGCACTTTGCTAAATCTGTCGGAGATGGGACTATTATCAATGGCTGTGTAATTTCCGCAAACAATTGGACAGAAGAAAACCTTCATTATGGTATATATTCATTCGAGGCTAAAGGTAATTTCACTCTCACTCCAATTAAAGAGAATGAGAATTTCAATTCGCCAAGAGCGGTCTTCGCAAAAGGAAAATATTATATTTATTCTGTAACCGAATTCTTTGGATCAATATTATATTTATCATGCACTGTATACAACAGTGACACTTGGGAAGAAATAAATTCATACGAAAACGAAACGGTGTGGAGCAATATTCCTTATGCTTCTTCTCTAACTTACGATCCCATATCAGACAATGTTTATGGTATAACATATGGAGCCGACTCAAACAGCTTCTATCTTAGTATAATGGATAAAGAGAATGGATCTTTTACTAAAGTTTGTGACCTCAGTATGTCATTTATCACTTTGGCAGCCTCACCCGATGGTACGCTCTATGGTATTTCAGACAACGGAGCGCTTTACAAATTGGATAAAGATGGAAAAGAAACCTATATTGGAAGTACGGGCTTAGCTCCTAAATATGCCCAATCCATGACTTGTGATCCAATTACCGGAAAACTATACTGGGCGTTTATCAATGATACCGAATCTGCATTATATGAAGTAAATACCCAGAGTGGCGCTGCATATAAAATTGATGATATGCCAAATGGTGAAGAAATTGTAGGAATGTTTATCGAAACCCCGGAAATTTCAGAGACAGCACCATCATCTGTATCCGATCTTAAATTTACGCCCGACCAAAATGGTAGTTTAACAGGAACACTGTCCTGCGTAGCACCGATAAAAGACAGAAAAGGAGATAACCTATCCGGTACGGTAAAAGTAACCATCTATTCAGCTGGAGAAAAAATAATCGAACAAGATGTCGCACCTGGTGCCACCGTGAAAAAAGAAAACTATACGTTTAAAGCCAACGAGCTTTATACCCTCTATGCTATTGCATCAAATGCTTCCGGTAACGGTCCTAAAAACAGTATAACTGTTTATATCGGGAAAGACAATGCAAGCGCACCGACTGATATCATTCTTAATATAGAAGATAAAAAAGCAACATTGACTTGGAAGGCTCCGGTAAAAGGATTGAATGACGGATATATCAATCCGGCTGAAATATCCTATAAAGTCGTACGCCACGCTGGCGATGATGAAGGACTGCTTATCACAACAACTCAGGCAGGGGTAACTTCCTGTGAGGATGTAGTGACTAATGCAACTGCACAATACTATTATGAAGTGACTGCCATATATAATGGACAAGAGGGAGGAACCGGAGTTTCGAATAAAGTACTTTCCGTTGGAGCGTATGAACTACCATTTTACGATGATTTCAGTGATGGCGAGTTATGCAAGGCATTATATACCTATCTGGACATTGACAATGACGGTCATGACAATATGAGCTTATGGTTCTGGAAAGAAGATGAGAAATTAATGCAATTCTGTTCCGATAATGAGCATGTTGGCAATGACTGGCTGATAACACCGGCTATTCATCTGGACGGTAAGAATTTATATGATCTCGGATTCAGCATCAATATGGGAGCTACTTCTAATCTAAGAGTAACTATCGGTACATCTACAGATCCGAAAGATCATTCAACCGTTCTTGATTTGCAAAATATTAATGATAGGTGGAGAACAGATTATTCAGCAGTCGTAAAAGCCCCGAAAGACGGTAATTATTACATTGGATTTTATGCTTATAGCGGTTTGGAAGGCTTTTACCTAAATCTATTTGACATAAAATTAGAAGCAGGTATGTCCTCCGAAATACCAGATTCCGTATACAATCTGAAAGTTATTCCGGGAGAAATGGGAGAAGCCTTTGCCGAGTTATCATTTAATGCTCCGAATAAATTGATTAACGATACGGAAATTTCCAATCCTTTGAAAGTTAATATTTATCGCAATGATGAATTAGCAAAAGAGATTGAAACGACTCCCGGTAGTCCTGTTCAATGGAAAGATGAAAATCCTGTTTTAGGCCAAAACACATATCGCATAGTAGCTTTAATAGATCAAAAAGAAGGATTAGCCCACTCTAAAACAGTCTGGATTGGCCCAGATATCTCAGAACCTGTCAAGGATATGACAGCCAAAACAGTTGATGGCAACATGCATGTATGTCTCACTTGGAAAGCCCCAGAAAAAGGAGCTAACGGAGGCTATTTCGATATTAATAATGTAACCTATTCCGTATGGCGAAGTTTGGATGGAGACGAATTTGAGCAATTGGAAAAAGACCTGAAAGTACTGACTTATACCGATATACAAGTTGAACAGGAAGTTACAGGAAAACAGGAAAGTTATTATTATGCGGTAACTGCAGATACAAAGAGTGGAATCAGCAGCGCAGATGCACGCTTCATCGTTGTAGGTACCCCATACACAACACCTGAATGGGAATCTTTCCCCAAAGGACAATTCCATATATATCCTTGGACTACAGAGTCAATAGAAGGATCATTCGGTTGGGAATGTCTCACCAATGATAAAAGTGCCGGTGTCTATCCGCAAGATGATGATAAAGGATTTATTAAATTCCAAAACAGTTGGGATGACAGAGCAGACAGCCGTTTGAAAACTCCTATTTTTGATTTGAGTGGTAGCAAGAACCCCACTTTCAGCTTCTTTATGTTCCATTGGAATGCAGATGACGTAGAGGCTGACGGTGGTATGACAAAAATAGCAATTGAAATTTCAGTTGATGGTGGTGAATTCATACAAGTAGGCGAAGCAATTACAGCAGCTTATGACAGAGAAGGATGGGTAGAACACCGAATAGATTTATCCGAATTCAAAAATGCCAAACAAGTACAATTTGGTCTAAGAGGTTCTACCGATAATAACTGGATGTATTTCTACGTTGACAATATTCATATTGACGAACAAGAGGACTACGATTTAGCAATTGCCGGATTCAGTGGTACTACCAACGCAAATGTCAATGAAGAAGGTATTTATTCTATAGAATATTTTAACCGTGGTCTGCAAGCAGCTTCCGGATATACTATCGATTTATATCAGGACGACAACCTGATACAATCTTTAAAAGGAGATGACATCGAACCGGGTGAGGCAAAAACAGTAGATGCCAAAGTGATATTAAATGCTTCCACAGCAGATAAAGAGAGCGTATTCTACGCTGTTATTACGTATGATAAAGATAGAAACACGGAAAACAACCAAACGTCCTCTGTTACTACAACCATTAAAGGTACCTGGTATCCGGGAATCGAAAACTTAAATGGTACAGCTAAAGGGGACGAAGTTACTTTAACCTGGACACCTCCGGTAATTCCGACTGATGTCAAAGAAACCGAGGATAGTGTAGAAGATTATGAACCATTCGCTATCAACAATATAGGCAATTGGATAACATATGATGGAGACCAACATGGTTGCGGCTCTATGAGCGATTTGCCAGATTATCCCAATAAAGGAGTAAACCAAGCCTTCCAAGTTTGGGCACCCGCCTATATAGAAGCGACCCCGGAATTGTATCCATCCATACAACCAAGAACAGGAGATCAATGCTTCATTTCTTGGTATGCAAATGTTAATATTGATGGAGTAGCACCTTACAATGATGATTACCTGATTTCCCCTGAAGTTTTAGGAGGAACAAAAGTTAGTTTCTATATTCATCGTATCAACGAAAAAACAACAGAAGAATATTATCAGATAATGTATTCAACCACCACACAAGATCCCAAAGAATTCAAAGTACTTCAAGAGGGCGAAGCTGGATTTGAGTGGGAAAAGGTAGAAGCTACATTACCGGAAGAAGCCCGCTATTTTGCAATCCATTATATGGCAGAAGACGGGTGGGGTATATTGATTGATGATATCAGCTACACTTCTGCAATATATGCACTCAAAGTAAGCGGATACAATATCTTCCGAAACGGTCAGAAAATCAATGACGCCTTATTGACCGAACCGACCTTCGTAGATACTAATCTACCGGAAGGCAACCATAAATATCAGGTGTCTGTCGTTTATGATCGTGGTGAATCTAATGCCTCTGAAGCAGTTGAAGTTTCTATTTTAAGCGGCATTAGTGAGATTGAAGCAGGAATCCAAGTATATGGTGAAAAGAATCATATCACCATCATCACTGAAAACATGCAACCGGCTACCATTTATGCTATGGATGGTATATCCATCATATCTCGCAATGTTACAGGAAGAGCAGACTTCCCTGTTCAAAAGGGCATGTATATTGTCAAAGTGGGAGAAAACGTATTCAAGGTAGCAGTGAAAGGATAAACTGAAAATCAAAGGCATAAAAATATGCCGGATAATGTTTTGATTCTTACCTATGATCATAGGTAAGAATCAAACTTATAAAAACTTGAATGGAAAATAAAAAAGCCAGACCTCTTTAGGTTTGGCTTTCACGTTTCTTGCTATTCGGCAAATTACTTCTTAGATTCTTCCAAAGATACTTTACGGAACTCTTTCATTACTTTTTCAATTTCCAATGAAGCCTTGCGGGCACGTGTTCCAGCAGCCTTGTTACCGTTCTCGATCTGTGCATTTGCATCCTTGTTGAATTCAGCTACCAAAGCTGCAATCTTTTCTACTAATTCTTTCATAATTCTTTTTATTTCTTCGTTAATAATGATTGGCAAAAATACACTCTTTCCCGAAATAAACACATAAAAACAATATTTTTTTTGAAATAATCACCGAAAATAAATCGAAAAGCTATGTATTCGCCTTTTTTCCGTACTTTTGCATCTATGAAACCACGTACTGACAACGATTACATACATGTTTTAATAGCTGAAGGAGAGCATCAACAACAAGACTTTAAATTCGAGATTTCCGATGCCCGTAAAATAGCAAAAACTCTGTCAGCTTTCTCAAACACTGATGGAGGACGCTTACTAATCGGCGTTAAAGATAATGGCAAAATTGCCGGTGTACGTTCAGACGAAGAGAAATATATGATTGAGGCAGCGGCTCAACTCTATTGTTTGCCCGAAGTTCACTACTCCATGCAAACATTTCACGTAGATGGACGTTCTGTATTAGTAGTGCAGATAGATGAAAGTGAAACCAAACCTGTATACGCCAAAGATGAAACAGGTAAACCACTTGCTTACATACGTATTAAAGATGAGAATATACTGGCCACTCCGGTACATTTGAAAGTATGGCAACAAAGTGGCAGCCCTATAGGAGAGCTGATAGAGTATACAGAACGCGAACAGCTCCTACTCGACTTATTGGAACAAAATTCATCACTTTCATTGAATCGCTACTGTCGCCAAGCCAATATATCCCGCCGGGCAGCAGAACACCTGCTGGCAAAATTTATCCGATTCGATATAGTGGAACCGATATTCGAGAATCATAAATTTTACTTCCGACTGAAATAAGAAATAAATGAATTGGATTTATAATTGGATAACTACAATTAATGATGTACTTTGGACTTATATCCTGATAGCCCTGTTGTTAGGATGTGCAATATGGTTTACCTTTAAGACGCATTTTGTACAATTCCGCATGATCCGTGAAATGGTACGCCTGTTAGGTGATTCCACAGGGAAAGGAGAAAAAGGAGAAAAGCATATTTCTTCTTTTCAAGCTTTTGCCATATCGTTGGCCAGTCGCGTAGGAACCGGTAACTTGGCAGGTGTAGCCACCGCAATAGCGGTTGGAGGACCCGGTGCCGTATTTTGGATGTGGATTATTGCTTTATTGGGAGCTTCAAGTGCATTTGTAGAGTCCACTTTAGCGCAGTTATACAAGACAAAGGGCAAAGATTCTTTTATCGGCGGACCAGCTTATTACATGAAAAAAGGATTGAAAAAGCCATGGATGGGAATCTTATTTGCGATACTCATCACCATTACATTTGGATTCGCTTTCAATTCGGTACAGAGTAACACCATATGTGCAGCTATCGAACATGCTTTCGGATTCAATCACGTACCTATGGGAATTATTATTACCGGACTTACACTCATCATCATTTTTGGGGGAATCCAACGCATAGCAAAGGTTAGCAGTATCATTGTTCCCGTAATGGCATTAGCCTACATAGGCTTGGCACTCATCATTGTATTATTAAATATTACACATCTGCCTGGAGTCATCAAAACAATCGTCAGCCATGCATTCGGATGGCAACAGGCTATAGCCGGAGGTGTTGGTGTAGCATTGATGCAGGGCATCAAACGCGGGTTATTCAGTAACGAAGCCGGTATGGGTTCAGCTCCGAATGTTGCAGCCACTGCCTTTGTATCCCATCCGGTGAAGCAAGGACTGATTCAGACGTTAGGAGTTTTTACCGACACATTAATTATCTGTACTTGTACAGCATTTATAATTCTGTTCAGTGGTGCCCCTCTCGATGGTTCTGCCAATGGCGTACAACTCACACAACATGCCCTAAATAACGAAATAGGTGCCTCCGGAGGTATCTTTGTGGCGATCGCTCTCTTCTTTTTTGCATTCAGCAGTATCATTGGAAATTATTATTATGGCGAAGCCAATATTCGCTATCTGACTCAACGGAAATGGGTGGTCTATGGATATAGAATTTTAGTAGGTGGGATGGTACTTTTCGGTTCGCTTGCCACCCTTGATTTTGTTTGGAGCTTAGCGGATATCACCATGGGGCTAATGGCGATCTGCAATCTGATAGCTATTAGTTTTCTAGGAAAATATGCATTCAGATTATTAAAGGATTATCGCGCGCAAAAGAAAGCAGGCATCAAAAGCCCTGTCTTCACCAAAGACAAAATGAAAGATATTGAAAAAGACATTGAATGCTGGTAAAGAACATTAAGTATAAATTACGAATTACGAATAGTTGGTGTAAATCAACTTATTTCGTACTTTTGCACTCGCAACAGTAAGATTCTAATTTGTAATTATCATAACTATGAGCATATTCGCTAATTTATTCAAGAAAAAATCTGAAGCCGATGGTAAAGCAGTTGGCAATGTAGAAGATTTCGTGTCATTGACGCGCGTATATTTTCAATCTGTCATTGCCGTCAATCTTGGTATCACTAACATTCGATTTTTACCGGATGTGGCACAATTCAAACGCCTCTTTAAAGTCCCGACACAAGGTGGAAAACTGGGATTAGCTGAAAAATCGGCATCTCGGAAAATGCTAATGGAGGATTATGGCATTAGTGAATCTTTTTTCAAGGAAATCGACACTTCCATCAAGAAAAACTGTCGTAACCAAAACGACATCCAACCCTACCTTTTCATGTATCAAGGTTTCTCTAACGACTTAATGATGTTGATGGGAAATCTTATGCAATGGAAATTCCGTATGCCTTCCGTCTTCAAGAAAGCACTTCGTTCCATGACGGAAAAGACCGTACATGACGTATGTACTAAAACCGTATGGAAAGCTGATGACGTACACAAAACAGCAGCTACTGTACGGCAGTACAAAGAACGTCTTGGTTACTCCGAACAATGGATGACAGAATATGTCTACAACATCGTTTTACTGGCAAAAAAAGAGCCAAAACGTAAAGACGACGAAACAAAAGCATAAATGTTACGAAACAAAAAAGAATCGTAAAAGAAACAGGCTATCAAAAAGCGGAGGATAATTACCTCCGCTTTTTTTGTTATTTTTAGGCAACTATTCTGATTATAAACCTTCCCAAAAACAATCGCTTATGAAACAAAAGAAAATGCTAACCTTTACTCTTTCCCAATTAAAACAACTTTATCAACAGGAGTTACCGGAGTTATGCCAGCTGGCAACTGAAAGTCTTAGTGACGAAGACTTCAGAAACCGCCTCGACAGCTTCTTGTCACTTCATCCACAAGTTGAAAGTAGTACAGGCAAGCAAATTCGACTCCTGATTGATTATGACGGCACACAGATACATGAACTGTCTACAGACCGAGACATGTCAGTACAGACACTTGTATTTCTCCGGCACTTCCTCACAGGAACTTTAGAGAATGTTGAGATGCCGACAGATTTATTCATCGATCTTTTCTATCTTTTCAAACGTCTGGAAGAACCGGATAGGCAACTTCCTTCCTCCCAACGAATAAAGAACCGGACCGAACGATGGCCCACCGGATTGGATAAAGAAGTCATAGAACTTCGTAACCAAAACAAAGAGAGAATGTTACATCTGTTAATCCAAAAAATAGAAAACCGGAAATCAGGTTCCACCCGTTTTCGGTTTGACGAAGGATTAAGTTATGAAGAGAAATATTTACTTGTCAGTCAATGGTGGAATGATTTCCGCTTCCATTTATCGATGGCGATAAAAAGCCCTGCCGAATTAAATCGTTTTCTAGGCAACTCATTATCATCAGAAACGATGTATCTGCTTTCACGTGCCCGCAAAAAGGGAATGCCATTCTTCGCCACACCTTACTATCTGTCATTACTCGATATTACCGGTGATGGATATAACGATGATGCTATACGCAGTTATATCCTCTATTCACCACGTTTAGTCGAGACATACGGAAATATTCATGCTTGGGAAAAAGAAGATATTGTTGAAGCCGGAAAGCCCAATGCTGCCGGATGGTTATTACCGGACGGACACAACATCCACCGCCGCTATCCCGAAGTTGCAATTTTAATTCCGGACACTATGGGACGCGCCTGTGGCGGGTTGTGTGCTTCTTGCCAACGCATGTACGACTTTCAAAGTGAACGTCTCAATTTTGAGTTTGCCACATTACGCCCCAAAGAGAGCTGGGATCATAAACTACGGCGGCTCATGAATTATTTTGAAGAAGACACACAACTGCGTGACATCCTAATTACGGGTGGTGATGCCTTAATGAGCCAAAACAAAACACTACGGAATATTCTTGAAGCGGTCTACCGCATGGCAGCACGAAAACGGAAAGCAAACCTTGGACGGCCGGAAGGAGAAAAATATGCTGAATTACAGCGAGTACGTCTTGGTTCCAGATTACCCGCCTATCTTCCTATGCGGATTAATGATGAGTTGATAGAAATACTGCGTGAATTTAAAGACAAAGCGTCCGCTATAGGTGTTAAACAGTTCATTATCCAAACACACTTACAGACTCCTTTAGAGATCACACCCGAAACTAAAGAAGCAATCGATAAAATACTA encodes:
- a CDS encoding choice-of-anchor J domain-containing protein encodes the protein MKHLFTLLLVIGALCSLNVNAQKSSNAKVPIQRTGTTKGLQWTRSKPLSLSGSFKTPMPFKLPKDYASGKHFAKSVGDGTIINGCVISANNWTEENLHYGIYSFEAKGNFTLTPIKENENFNSPRAVFAKGKYYIYSVTEFFGSILYLSCTVYNSDTWEEINSYENETVWSNIPYASSLTYDPISDNVYGITYGADSNSFYLSIMDKENGSFTKVCDLSMSFITLAASPDGTLYGISDNGALYKLDKDGKETYIGSTGLAPKYAQSMTCDPITGKLYWAFINDTESALYEVNTQSGAAYKIDDMPNGEEIVGMFIETPEISETAPSSVSDLKFTPDQNGSLTGTLSCVAPIKDRKGDNLSGTVKVTIYSAGEKIIEQDVAPGATVKKENYTFKANELYTLYAIASNASGNGPKNSITVYIGKDNASAPTDIILNIEDKKATLTWKAPVKGLNDGYINPAEISYKVVRHAGDDEGLLITTTQAGVTSCEDVVTNATAQYYYEVTAIYNGQEGGTGVSNKVLSVGAYELPFYDDFSDGELCKALYTYLDIDNDGHDNMSLWFWKEDEKLMQFCSDNEHVGNDWLITPAIHLDGKNLYDLGFSINMGATSNLRVTIGTSTDPKDHSTVLDLQNINDRWRTDYSAVVKAPKDGNYYIGFYAYSGLEGFYLNLFDIKLEAGMSSEIPDSVYNLKVIPGEMGEAFAELSFNAPNKLINDTEISNPLKVNIYRNDELAKEIETTPGSPVQWKDENPVLGQNTYRIVALIDQKEGLAHSKTVWIGPDISEPVKDMTAKTVDGNMHVCLTWKAPEKGANGGYFDINNVTYSVWRSLDGDEFEQLEKDLKVLTYTDIQVEQEVTGKQESYYYAVTADTKSGISSADARFIVVGTPYTTPEWESFPKGQFHIYPWTTESIEGSFGWECLTNDKSAGVYPQDDDKGFIKFQNSWDDRADSRLKTPIFDLSGSKNPTFSFFMFHWNADDVEADGGMTKIAIEISVDGGEFIQVGEAITAAYDREGWVEHRIDLSEFKNAKQVQFGLRGSTDNNWMYFYVDNIHIDEQEDYDLAIAGFSGTTNANVNEEGIYSIEYFNRGLQAASGYTIDLYQDDNLIQSLKGDDIEPGEAKTVDAKVILNASTADKESVFYAVITYDKDRNTENNQTSSVTTTIKGTWYPGIENLNGTAKGDEVTLTWTPPVIPTDVKETEDSVEDYEPFAINNIGNWITYDGDQHGCGSMSDLPDYPNKGVNQAFQVWAPAYIEATPELYPSIQPRTGDQCFISWYANVNIDGVAPYNDDYLISPEVLGGTKVSFYIHRINEKTTEEYYQIMYSTTTQDPKEFKVLQEGEAGFEWEKVEATLPEEARYFAIHYMAEDGWGILIDDISYTSAIYALKVSGYNIFRNGQKINDALLTEPTFVDTNLPEGNHKYQVSVVYDRGESNASEAVEVSILSGISEIEAGIQVYGEKNHITIITENMQPATIYAMDGISIISRNVTGRADFPVQKGMYIVKVGENVFKVAVKG
- a CDS encoding histone H1, with amino-acid sequence MKELVEKIAALVAEFNKDANAQIENGNKAAGTRARKASLEIEKVMKEFRKVSLEESKK
- a CDS encoding AlbA family DNA-binding domain-containing protein, which produces MKPRTDNDYIHVLIAEGEHQQQDFKFEISDARKIAKTLSAFSNTDGGRLLIGVKDNGKIAGVRSDEEKYMIEAAAQLYCLPEVHYSMQTFHVDGRSVLVVQIDESETKPVYAKDETGKPLAYIRIKDENILATPVHLKVWQQSGSPIGELIEYTEREQLLLDLLEQNSSLSLNRYCRQANISRRAAEHLLAKFIRFDIVEPIFENHKFYFRLK
- a CDS encoding alanine/glycine:cation symporter family protein — its product is MNWIYNWITTINDVLWTYILIALLLGCAIWFTFKTHFVQFRMIREMVRLLGDSTGKGEKGEKHISSFQAFAISLASRVGTGNLAGVATAIAVGGPGAVFWMWIIALLGASSAFVESTLAQLYKTKGKDSFIGGPAYYMKKGLKKPWMGILFAILITITFGFAFNSVQSNTICAAIEHAFGFNHVPMGIIITGLTLIIIFGGIQRIAKVSSIIVPVMALAYIGLALIIVLLNITHLPGVIKTIVSHAFGWQQAIAGGVGVALMQGIKRGLFSNEAGMGSAPNVAATAFVSHPVKQGLIQTLGVFTDTLIICTCTAFIILFSGAPLDGSANGVQLTQHALNNEIGASGGIFVAIALFFFAFSSIIGNYYYGEANIRYLTQRKWVVYGYRILVGGMVLFGSLATLDFVWSLADITMGLMAICNLIAISFLGKYAFRLLKDYRAQKKAGIKSPVFTKDKMKDIEKDIECW